The Juglans regia cultivar Chandler chromosome 10, Walnut 2.0, whole genome shotgun sequence genome includes the window CTGGTTGTGACAATCAATAGCGTTGGGTTAGCGTTGGAGCTAATCTATTTAGCGATATTCTATGCCTATGCGGCGGAACAGAAGAATGGACGGGTGCGTACCCTTATCGAATTAATGCTTGCTTGAATTTCTAATATTTCCGGCCACAATATTGGGGTTTGGATCAATTAGACCTAGTGATCCTTTTGGCTGACTAACATTCTGATCACCTACTTTATCATATAAATTGATTAGAGGGTTCCAGTACATCAGAAATAGGCTATTTAACCTTTTAAACATATGCCTGACTGcttattttaatcaaaatttgtcGTTATTAAAGAATATACTAGAGGGACTTCAATTTGGGAAGTGCATCATGTGTACTCATTTAAAACTGATTCAAAGGAAGAAATTAAGAATTTGTGATTGTGTTTTTGTTGATTTGTCGTTTCTATTTACAGAAAAAAGTACTGATAGGGCTTGCCGGTGAAGTCGTTTTCACGGTCCTCATTGTTGTTATTACTATGCTGGCATTACACACTCACAAGAACAGATCCATGATGGTGGGCATCATCTGTGATATCTTCAACATTATGATGTACGTTTCTCCGCTTACAGTCATGGTATGTCTGatgatctctttctctcttgaaTCCCATGCAGTAATTCCATTAAAACGATTGTTTTCATTCATCCAAGGCCGgatctttgattttattatgcatTTGGGGatctttgatatatttttcGCCCCTTTTGATCTTAATAAACAGAAACAAGTCATCACAACCAAGAGTGTGAAATACATGCCATTTTATCTCTCATTGGCCAACTTCCTTAACGGTTGCGTGTGGACAGCTTATGCCCTCATCAAGTTTGATATCTACATCCTGGTAACTAATTCAACTTTCACTACATATATGACCTTTAATTTATAGCTAGGGTTAGAATTTTGGGAATGAAAATTGAACGCCTTTCAGGGTGTTTGAGGTACGtaattatattgtttatttcttttttatttaccctccccaaaattaaaaagaaaaaaaattatttacaagcATATGCTTATAAACATCTgcaattaatactaatatttgtTCTTGTTTGTACGTACATCCATGGAGTTTAACTTATGATCATATTattccttctatatatattaatcttacAGGTCAGCAATGGTATTGGCGCAGTCTCTGGTGCCGCTCAACTCATACTATATGCAGTTTATTACAGGACAACTCCAAAAGACGACGACAACGACAACGACGTGCCTCAGAAGCCATCCAACGTCCAGCTTTCAAACGCATGATCGATTCAGCTAGTTCTGATGGGGCTGCGCGAGATCAGTACTTATGATCTTAGTTATTTGTAACCCCGGCCCTCTTAGGTTTCGGTTGAAACATGCATTTCTATTTTTGGCTAGCTGTGGAGATTTAATCagtttgtcttttattttttatgccaaGTTTCTAGGCTTTCAAGTACTTTGATTCTAGGTTGCTAGATCTTGTAAATAGATCAATATAATTGGTCCCAAAAACTTGGGTTATGATTGGCCATTATCAATTTTAAAGAGCCGTGCAATTACTTCAGCTGTTAATCTTTGAGCCACTAGTCTGGAaactctatttaatttttttttttaatattatttgactAATTTTCAAAAGACTATTAGGCCTCGTCTGAAACATGTTCCAtcttttctcatttcaaaatttttcaatttattttttcaaataacattcaaatacaaatactttttaattttaagttttcaacttttttatataatcattacctcattataattttctcaaatttccaaacataactcgaaaaataatttaattttttcaaactttaaaataaaaataatattaaaaatttgagaaatgctaCAAAGAAGCCTTACACTATACACATCCAACCTAACCAACATATGATTTATCCTTTTTGCATTTCAATTTAAACACACATCTTTAAGCATTGAAgaatggaaaaaatgaaaaatcacatgTTGATTAGGTGGAAGTACTGTGTGGTGTAAGGCTTccatgtaaaatttatattctaataatattttaaatttatgatctttttattcaatttttgtctttaatttttcaaaacctaataaaacatcttaactcaaattatttcactaatatttacaaactatttctttataaattatttatagattctcatctcattccccataTGAGACCTACTCTCTTTCGTGTCCATGTTTTACCCACAGTTAAAAGGCTACTCATGCCTTTAGTCACCACCACAAAAATGTTGTTTTGGAGGGGATTTAGACTACGGGTTTTACGCCCAAAATGACCATCTTGGCAAAGTTAATGAGTAAGACTACTTAAAGTTAAGGGTGTAATCGGTCTGGTTCGATccgattttatatattttttagaaccgAAACGGTATGtactgattttgaaaatttaagaaccgataTTGAACCGATTCACTactgaaacaaaaaattcagGTTTTTTCAatttcggtccgatttttccagttttacaaattatctgttagtaataatatgatgtttacatatactaaactattagtctatttatattatagtataaatatattattttataataattaacgcATACcagtatagtattgaatttaactacagtctatataaattttagactttttctatgaatatatatgatcaaatatgtaaaagtatatttacaaaaaggatatatgtattataatttattatgccaaaaatgtatttatccttgataTTAGGGCTATACATAAACTGACAAGACTTGATGTCGCCGATGCGGACTAGCCGCCAGAGTCCGAAACCGATTAGCCGGCGgcaaaaaaataaggaaactGACACCAGCCAGTTCAGTTTCGGTCTGAACCAAATCCAAACAGTTGAACCGGcagattacatatatatattttttatattatacgtaTAAAATGATGTCATTTCAAAGTAAGTGAAACTAAAACCGCGTCATTTTAGATTAAACAACGCTGTTTGTTTCATCTTGGGATTAATAACCCTTCCCCCTTCTTCTTTCCTCTGGTTTTATCCTCCACAAGTTCACTGTAACTGTTGAAAAATAATGGATGAGAAATAactaaaaatgaatatttaaaaatattattattggaaGGAAAACAGAACAAGAAAAGAGTGAGAAATACTGTTTAAAGAAATAGAATAATATAGAATTATAGAAGCGagtactaacaaaaaaaaaaaagtagctaaAATAAACTTGGTGGAGATGTTGGTAGCGAGTTTAGGAAGAACGATTCcattttgatttcttttgtttgggcCTTTTGCAAGGAAAAGCCCACCCTGTCTTAGACTCGCAACATTTGAGTCCTCTCCTATCCTTTGCTTCAAGCCCCATGGGCCATGACACATGTTCACCTTTTCAAAGGAGCAATAAATATAATTCCACAATCTTCTCTTCTtggttttaaggaaaatgaaacTATTTGTAGGCGAAATG containing:
- the LOC108997137 gene encoding bidirectional sugar transporter SWEET4 isoform X2, translated to MPFVHPDSLLVVTINSVGLALELIYLAIFYAYAAEQKNGRKKVLIGLAGEVVFTVLIVVITMLALHTHKNRSMMVGIICDIFNIMMYVSPLTVMKQVITTKSVKYMPFYLSLANFLNGCVWTAYALIKFDIYILVSNGIGAVSGAAQLILYAVYYRTTPKDDDNDNDVPQKPSNVQLSNA
- the LOC108997137 gene encoding bidirectional sugar transporter SWEET4 isoform X1, which codes for MVSAKFARNVVGIVGNVISFGLFLSPVPTFYRIITKKAVEDFSPVPYIATVLNCLFWIFYGMPFVHPDSLLVVTINSVGLALELIYLAIFYAYAAEQKNGRKKVLIGLAGEVVFTVLIVVITMLALHTHKNRSMMVGIICDIFNIMMYVSPLTVMKQVITTKSVKYMPFYLSLANFLNGCVWTAYALIKFDIYILVSNGIGAVSGAAQLILYAVYYRTTPKDDDNDNDVPQKPSNVQLSNA